From one Lotus japonicus ecotype B-129 chromosome 3, LjGifu_v1.2 genomic stretch:
- the LOC130744855 gene encoding uncharacterized protein LOC130744855 — MVNRSGANGRDNHVNHENVPPDILQQIMADLTDLRQHNQQLQTQLAEINQDRGLHEGDRRMAEMVVDFQPFTEDIANTTVPDNLKTLVLDSYYGDSDPKDHLVYFNTKMVIVGASDALKCKMLPSTLKKSAMTWFTTLPPRSIAGFMDLSAKFLSQFSTSRAQKVTPAALFNLQQRHNESLQSFMGHFNQLLSRKPVETMAELRSRVQGFIREEQSDRIKRNRKSAAVTGQQQQSDSKKAAVNDQRSGGAVTKGERSYNNSSRFDNRSNFRNRAQPYGNRGYGQSMTWTRNQQDRSTSLAVNLTEALHMCLEANTIRFPKQPKRPPGNVDRRKWCEYHRIAGHNTDDCFTLKKEIEALIKAGYMRQLDGRKESEGAGTSTKRDDTGKEIEESELKKQAGGETKGRIHSIFGGFRGGGMTNSSRKRYVHSINAVYTNDWGSWGINQPDITFTVRDFEGVQPHEDDPIVVMLKVADYEIERLGLTETDLLPYDGALVGFSGEKVFVRGYVELNTVFGEGKNEKAFAIKFLVVQCTSPYNVLIGRPSLNKLGAIISKGHLTVKYPLDKGGVGTLKADQVVARKCYSDSFKQYGHMGKRAVKEGHRVFGVDVDQDEVSLDPREGFSDFKVTPEEETKTVKVGERNLKVGVNLTPIQESRLVQLLAENMDLFAWSA; from the exons ATGGTGAATCGATCTGGAGCAAACGGAAGGGACAATCATGTTAATCATGAAAATGTTCCGCCCGACATTTTGCAACAGATCATGGCGGATCTAACTGATCTtcgtcaacacaatcaacaactacaaactcaacttgctgagatcAATCAAGATCGGGGCTTGCATGAGGGCGATCGTAGAATGGCAGAGATGGTGGTAGATTTTCAACCGTTCACAGAAGACATTGCAAACACAACCGTTCCGGATAACTTGAAGACTTTGGTTCTTGATTCTTATTACGGAGATTCTGACCCAAAAGATCATTTGGTGTACTTCAACACCAAAATGGTCATTGTGGGCGCTTCAGATGCTTTGAAGTGTAAAATGCTTCCCTCAACTCTCAAAAAGTCAGCAATGACTTGGTTTACAACGCTCCCACCGCGTTCAATTGCAGGGTTCATGGATTTATCGGCGAAGTTTCTGTCCCAATTCTCAACTAGTCGCGCCCAGAAAGTGACTCCAGCAGCTTTGTTTAATTTGCAGCAGAGGCATAATGAAAGCCTTCAATCCTTTATGGGGCATTTCAATCAACT TTTGAGTCGTAAGCCCGTGGAGACAATGGCGGAGTTGCGAAGCAGAGTTCAAGGTTTCATTCGAGAGGAGCAAAGTGATCGCATAAAGAGAAACCGCAAGAGTGCGGCGGTTACTGGCCAACAACAACAGTCAGATTCGAAAAAGGCGGCGGTTAACGACCAACGTTCGGGCGGAGCAGTTACAAAAGGAGAGAGAAGTTATAATAATTCAAGTCGTTTTGATAACCGCTCTAATTTTCGAAATCGTGCTCAGCCTTATGGAAATCGTGGTTATGGACAGTCGATGACGTGGACCAGAAACCAACAAGACAGGTCGACCTCACTtgcggttaatttgactgaagcaTTGCACATGTGTCTGGAGGCAAACACAATTCGTTTTCCTAAACAACCAAAACGCCCGCCAGGCAACGTGGACAGAAGaaagtggtgtgagtatcacCGAATCGCGGGACACAATACAGATGATTGTTTTACCTTAAAGAAAGAGATTGAGGCTTTGATAAAGGCAGGTTACATGCGTCAACTGGATGGGCGAAAGGAGTCAGAGGGAGCTGGAACCTCTACGAAGCGTGATGACACAGGGAAGGAGATTGAAGAGTCTGAACTAAAGAAGCAAGCTGGAGGTGAAACTAAAGGGCGCATTCATTCTATATTTGGAGGATTTCGAGGAGGCGGTATGACTAATTCTTCAAGGAAAAGGTATGTTCATTCCATTAATGCTGTCTATACAAATGATTGGGGAAGCTGGGGAATCAATCAGCCCGATATCACATTTACTgttagagattttgagggagttcaGCCTCATGAAGATGATCCCATTGTGGTGATGTTAAAAGTCGCCGAttacgaaattgagagg TTAGGGCTTACGGAAACTGATCTGTTACCGTACGATGGGGCGTTAGTTGGTTTTTCAGGTGAGAAagtatttgttagaggatatgtgGAGCTAAATACTGTGTTTGGTGAAGGTAAAAATGAGAAAGCCTTTGCCATTAAGTTTCTTGTGGTACAGTGTACATCGCCGTATAATGTGCTTATTGGAAGACCATCGCTCAACAAACTGGGGGCGATTATCTCAAAAGGACATTTAACAGTTAAGTATCCATTGGATAAGGGCGGAGTTGGAACTTTGAAGGCTGATCAGGTGGTTGCTAGGAAGTGCTATTCTGACAGTTTCAAGCAGTATGGTCACATGGGAAAAAGAGCAGTGAAGGAGGGACATAGAGTTTTTggagttgatgttgatcaaGACGAGGttagtttggatccaagagagGGCTTTTCAGATTTCAAGGTGACTCCAGAAGAGGAAACAAAGACAGTGAAAGTGGGCGAAAGGAATCTGAAAGTTGGGGTAAACTTAACTCCAATCCAGGAAAGCAGACTGGTGCAATTGTTAGCTGAGAACatggacttgtttgcttggagtgCATGA
- the LOC130744856 gene encoding uncharacterized protein LOC130744856, with amino-acid sequence MKVKGEYISLSSARGRGVFTLFRSNFKHWKSKFFKLKESERSKDVFYFDDGTPRFHFYWTDKPQLIHKVPESSLTPVEKYEVDFLSTIHLNLYDFYEAFKKRNLAQYVAKMSRLSEDDILRFRREQQALKKKRSPAKSLNEPKGSQSETEKNPAPKRRKRHQNSEKSAEKATIQTSLEKFTTKGANQYGSSSAPPPSWKHELKEFEDMTSEEVTSLWDSRINFNSLVETNLVFEADKEKMRKIGLQEACQAVMTKSLEIAAISKMIEIESNNFDGLSSAKKLEDKEKENEKLKSTMKLLEKSNKANEKKAADLALDLEKLKKTLEENEALLKAKEEETQKMKEEANSLASEKLILNKTIDDLSAEATSLKASILSQLEAGFNKAKEQILFLNPDMPIKTEGVDPYARIVEGKSKLKSNANKALKKFLKVMPR; translated from the exons ATGAAGGTGAAAGGGGAATATATTTCCTTATCCTCTGCCAGGGGGCGTGGGGTATTCACCCTCTTTAGAAGCAACTTTAAACACtggaaatccaagtttttcAAACTAAAAGAATCCGAACGAAGTAAAGATGTTTTTTACTTTGACGATGGAACCCCTCGATTCCATTTCTATTGGACCGATAAGCCCCAACTTATCCACAAAGTTCCTGAATCCTCTCTCACCCCTGTTGAAAAATATGAAGTTGACTTCTTGTCAACGATTCACTTGAACCTTTATGATTTCTATGAAGCATTCAAGAAAAGAAACTTAGCCCAATATGTTG CGAAGATGTCTCGCCTTTCTGAAGATGACATTCTCCGTTTCCGCCGCGAACAACAGGCGTTGAAGAAAAAGCGATCCCCTGCTAAGTCTCTGAACGAACCTAAAGGGAGTCAATCTGAAACTGAAAAGAATCCAGCCccgaaaagaagaaagagacatCAAAATTCTGAGAAGTCTGCTGAGAAAGCCACCATACAAACTTCGCTGGAAAAATTTACAACCAAGGGGGCGAATCAATATGGCTCCTCAAGCGCTCCACCTCCCTCGTGGAAGCACGAACTGAAAGAATTTGAGGACATGACTTCAGAAGAAGTCACCTCCTTGTGGGATTCCCGCATCAATTTCAACTCACTTGTGGAGACCAACCTTGTGTTTGAAGCTGATAAGGAGAAGATGAGGAAAATTGGGCTTCAAGAGGCCTGCCAAGCCGTCATGACTAAGAGTTTGGAAATTGCTGCCATTTCCAAGATGATAGAAATTGAATCCAACAACTTTGATGGGCTTTCTAGTGCTAAGAAGCTtgaagataaagaaaaagagaatgaaAAGCTGAAGTCCACGATGAAGCTGTTGGAAAAATCTAACAAGGCTAACGAGAAGAAAGCCGCTGATCTAGCTCTGGACCTGGAAAAACTGAAAAAGACTTTGGAAGAAAATGAAGCATTGTTGAAGgcgaaagaagaagaaacacaaaAAATGAAGGAAGAGGCGAACTCTTTGGCTTCAGAAAAACTAATTTTGAACAAGACTATTGATGACCTCTCTGCTGAAGCGACGTCTTTGAAAGCCTCCATTCTTTCCCAACTTGAAGCTGGCTTTAACAAAGCTAAGGAACAAATCTTGTTCCTAAATCCTGACATGCCTATCAAGACCGAAGGCGTTGATCCTTATGCTAGGATCGTTGAAGGAAA atcTAAGTTGAAAAGTAATGCTAACAAAGCACTCAAGAAATttttaaaggttatgcctcgttaa